One region of Salvelinus namaycush isolate Seneca chromosome 3, SaNama_1.0, whole genome shotgun sequence genomic DNA includes:
- the LOC120045051 gene encoding enolase-phosphatase E1-like isoform X3 produces MKSPLAGTNKDILFPYIKDHLEEYLSAHWEEDECKQDVHLLKKQVEEDLRLHRACAQHSLDQSGHTDEEKAIREVVDNVLWQMASDRKSTALKQLQGHMWRAAYAAGRIKGEVYQDVVPSIRRWRRQGLKVYIYSSGSVEAQKLLFGYSVEGDVLDLFDGHFDTNMGTKVESKSYVRIAERMGCPPEEIMFLTDVTREAKAAEDAGVNVAVVVRSGNMELTEEERSHYNLITTFSQLEVTGSA; encoded by the exons GACATTTTATTCCCATACATCAAAGATCATCTCGAGGAGTATCTGTCGGCGCACTGGGAAGAAGATGAATGCAAACAAGACGTGCATCTCCTTAAGAAACAG GTTGAAGAGGACCTGCGTCTGCACCGAGCGTGTGCGCAGCACTCCCTGGACCAGTCTGGGCACACGGACGAGGAGAAAGCCATCAGGGAGGTGGTGGACAACGTGCTGTGGCAGATGGCTTCGGACAGGAAGTCCACGGCTCTGAAACAGCTGCAGGGACACATGTGGAGGGCGGCCTACGCTGCCGGGAGAATCAAAGGCGA gGTGTACCAGGACGTGGTACCGTCCATCAGGAGGTGGAGACGGCAGGGCCTGAAGGTCTATATCTACTCCTCTGGCAGTGTGGAGGCTCAGAAACTACTGTTTGGATACTCTGTAGAGGGAGACGTACTAGAT CTATTTGATGGCCACTTCGACACCAACATGGGCACTAAAGTAGAAAGTAAAAGCTATGTGAGGATTGCAGAGAGAATGGGCTGCCCGCCTGAAGAAATCATGTTCCTGACAGATGTCACACGAG AGGCCAAGGCAGCGGAGGATGCTGGTGTGAACGTGGCTGTAGTGGTACGGTCAGGGAACATGGagttgacagaggaagaaaggTCTCACTATAACCTCATTACAACCTTCAGCCAACTGGAAGTGACGGGCAGCGCTTAA
- the tmem150c gene encoding transmembrane protein 150C, translating to MRKCSPWAFLPIMYSLFTAAGLWVVYFIAVEDEKITPLSSEYKRSGTKSPPYISIAGNAPPASCVFSQVMNLAAFVGFIIGVLRYLQLKPRVHKPWLNIGSLVALSLACFGMTLVGNFQLSNDEELHNIGTSMTFGLGTLFCWVQSVITLKVNLKNEGRRAGIPRFLLSGAVTACMLLYFALMAQRLHMHAARAQWALVMFFLGFLATFAIEFRHYHFEIVCTDDRDPPLSLSETFSEVSEYQSDQL from the exons ATGAGGAAGTGCAGTCCCTGGGCGTTTCTCCCTATCATGTACTCTCTCTTCACAGCCGCTGGACTCTGGGTTGT GTATTTTATAGCTGTTGAAGATGAGAAGATAACACCCCTGAGTTCAGAATACAA GCGATCTGGAACTAAATCCCCTCCATATATAAG cattgCAGGCAATGCTCCCCCGGCCAGCTGTGTTTTTAGCCAGGTCATGAACCTGGCTGCCTTCGTAG GGTTCATCATTGGTGTCCTCAGATACCTGCAGCTGAAGCCCCGGGTCCATAAACCCTGGCTCAATATTGGCAGTCTGGTGGCCCTGTCCCTGGCCTGCTTCGGCATGACCTTGGTGGGAAACTTCCAG CTGTCAAATGACGAGGAGCTCCACAACATTGGGACGTCCATGACGTTTGGCCTGGGGACGTTGTTCTGCTGGGTGCAATCTGTCATCACCCTGAAGGTCAACCTGAAGAACGAGGGCCGGAGGGCGGGCATCCCACGCTTCCTACTGTCAGGGGCTGTCACCGCCTGCATGCTGCTCT ACTTTGCTCTGATGGCGCAACGTCTTCACATGCACGCAGCGCGGGCGCAATGGGCGCTAGTCATGTTCTTCCTGGGCTTCCTTGCCACCTTTGCCATCGAGTTCAGACACTACCACTTCGAGATTGTCTGCACCGACGACCGCGATCCGCCTCTTAGCCTGTCAGAAACCTTCTCCGAGGTGTCAGAGTACCAGTCGGACCAGCTATAG
- the LOC120045051 gene encoding enolase-phosphatase E1-like isoform X1: MAPPKPRSLQNKGNYFKVSRDILFPYIKDHLEEYLSAHWEEDECKQDVHLLKKQVEEDLRLHRACAQHSLDQSGHTDEEKAIREVVDNVLWQMASDRKSTALKQLQGHMWRAAYAAGRIKGEVYQDVVPSIRRWRRQGLKVYIYSSGSVEAQKLLFGYSVEGDVLDLFDGHFDTNMGTKVESKSYVRIAERMGCPPEEIMFLTDVTREAKAAEDAGVNVAVVVRSGNMELTEEERSHYNLITTFSQLEVTGSA; encoded by the exons GACATTTTATTCCCATACATCAAAGATCATCTCGAGGAGTATCTGTCGGCGCACTGGGAAGAAGATGAATGCAAACAAGACGTGCATCTCCTTAAGAAACAG GTTGAAGAGGACCTGCGTCTGCACCGAGCGTGTGCGCAGCACTCCCTGGACCAGTCTGGGCACACGGACGAGGAGAAAGCCATCAGGGAGGTGGTGGACAACGTGCTGTGGCAGATGGCTTCGGACAGGAAGTCCACGGCTCTGAAACAGCTGCAGGGACACATGTGGAGGGCGGCCTACGCTGCCGGGAGAATCAAAGGCGA gGTGTACCAGGACGTGGTACCGTCCATCAGGAGGTGGAGACGGCAGGGCCTGAAGGTCTATATCTACTCCTCTGGCAGTGTGGAGGCTCAGAAACTACTGTTTGGATACTCTGTAGAGGGAGACGTACTAGAT CTATTTGATGGCCACTTCGACACCAACATGGGCACTAAAGTAGAAAGTAAAAGCTATGTGAGGATTGCAGAGAGAATGGGCTGCCCGCCTGAAGAAATCATGTTCCTGACAGATGTCACACGAG AGGCCAAGGCAGCGGAGGATGCTGGTGTGAACGTGGCTGTAGTGGTACGGTCAGGGAACATGGagttgacagaggaagaaaggTCTCACTATAACCTCATTACAACCTTCAGCCAACTGGAAGTGACGGGCAGCGCTTAA
- the LOC120045051 gene encoding enolase-phosphatase E1-like isoform X2, with the protein MASVSIPENTTALLLDIEGTTTPITFVKDILFPYIKDHLEEYLSAHWEEDECKQDVHLLKKQVEEDLRLHRACAQHSLDQSGHTDEEKAIREVVDNVLWQMASDRKSTALKQLQGHMWRAAYAAGRIKGEVYQDVVPSIRRWRRQGLKVYIYSSGSVEAQKLLFGYSVEGDVLDLFDGHFDTNMGTKVESKSYVRIAERMGCPPEEIMFLTDVTREAKAAEDAGVNVAVVVRSGNMELTEEERSHYNLITTFSQLEVTGSA; encoded by the exons ATGGCCAGTGTTTCAATCCCTGAAAACACTACCGCACTTTTGCTGGATATTGAAGGAACTACGACACCAATAACGTTTGTAAAG GACATTTTATTCCCATACATCAAAGATCATCTCGAGGAGTATCTGTCGGCGCACTGGGAAGAAGATGAATGCAAACAAGACGTGCATCTCCTTAAGAAACAG GTTGAAGAGGACCTGCGTCTGCACCGAGCGTGTGCGCAGCACTCCCTGGACCAGTCTGGGCACACGGACGAGGAGAAAGCCATCAGGGAGGTGGTGGACAACGTGCTGTGGCAGATGGCTTCGGACAGGAAGTCCACGGCTCTGAAACAGCTGCAGGGACACATGTGGAGGGCGGCCTACGCTGCCGGGAGAATCAAAGGCGA gGTGTACCAGGACGTGGTACCGTCCATCAGGAGGTGGAGACGGCAGGGCCTGAAGGTCTATATCTACTCCTCTGGCAGTGTGGAGGCTCAGAAACTACTGTTTGGATACTCTGTAGAGGGAGACGTACTAGAT CTATTTGATGGCCACTTCGACACCAACATGGGCACTAAAGTAGAAAGTAAAAGCTATGTGAGGATTGCAGAGAGAATGGGCTGCCCGCCTGAAGAAATCATGTTCCTGACAGATGTCACACGAG AGGCCAAGGCAGCGGAGGATGCTGGTGTGAACGTGGCTGTAGTGGTACGGTCAGGGAACATGGagttgacagaggaagaaaggTCTCACTATAACCTCATTACAACCTTCAGCCAACTGGAAGTGACGGGCAGCGCTTAA